CTGTGCCCACAGGGACCCCAACCAACCAGTGCCACAGGATACCAAGTTCATCCACACGAAACCCAATCGCTTTGAGGAGGTGGTGTGGAGCAAATTCAACAGCAAGGAGAAGCAGTATCTGCACATAGGCTTGAAGCCACGAGTGCGTGACAACTACCGCGCCAACAAGGTGGCCTTCTGGCTGGAGCTCGTGCCCCACCTGCACAACCTACACACGGAGCTTTTCACCACCACCACGCGCCTGCCTCCCTACGCCACGCGCTGGCCGCCTCGCCCACCCGCCGGTGCCCCGGGTACACGCCGCCCCCCGCCGCCCGCCACCCTTCCGCCCGAGCCCGAGCCTGAGCCAGGCCCGAGGGCCTACGACCGCTTCCCCGGGGACTCGAGGGACTACTCCACGGAGCTGAGCGTCACCGTGGCCGTGggtgcctccctcctcttcctcaacATCCTGGCCTTTGCTGCCCTCTACTACAAGCGGGACCGGCGACAGGAGCTGCGCTGCCGGAGGCTTAGCCCACCTGGCGGCTCTGGCTCTGGCGTGCCCGGTGGGGGCCCCTTGCTCCCCACCGCCGGCCGCGAGCTGCCACCAGAGGAGGAGCTGGTGTCCCTGCAGCTGAAGCGGGGTGGTGGCGTCGGGGCGGACCCTGCTGAGGCTCTGCGCCCTGCCTGCCCACCCGACTACACCCTGGCCCTGCGCCGGGCACCGGACGATGTGCCTCTCTTGGCCCCAGGGGCCCTGACCCTGCTGCCCAGTGGCCTGGGGCCACCGCCACCCCCACCGCCTCCGTCCCTTCATCCCTTTGGGCCCTTCCCCCCGCCTCCCCCCACCGCTACCAGCCACAACAACACgctaccccacccccactccaccaCTCGGGTATAGGGAGCGGCGTGGGGAGGCCCTCCTCCCCGGCCCCCCCCGGCCCGGCCCCTCCGAAGGCAGGGAGGAGGACTCGGCGACCGGCTTTTCTCCTGGGGAGTCGTCACGTGCCATCCAGCAGCACAAAGGTGGACCTGGGACCCCTCGCTGCGACGTGTGCTTTCCCACGCGGAGAAGCCCAGTCTCCTCTCTGGACCTGGGCCTTTGAACAACTGGGGGGCGTTTTCTCCCCTCCATTGGGACACCCATCTTCGGTGTGTGGCAATGTGGAAGTATTTTCCCAAGTGCAGGTGTGCTTTCTCAAGGGGGTGTGTTTTCCCATGTGCagggtgaggttttttttttgccgCCCTGGACACATGTTGGCCCCCTCAAAGAATTTCTGTGGGGATTTGTACCCCAGAATCCTGTTCCTTCAGGCCTTCTCCCAcctgctcccctcccttcccctggaGACCCTGGAAGTGGTATGTTCACATGCAGTGACCCTTGGCCACCAGACCACAGAGGGTGGAGCCCGGGAAGCAGCGAGGAAATCACAGCCCCCCTCGACCCTGCCTCCCCTGTGCCCCACCCTGGTGAAGCATgttcccccgccccccgcccctcctTTTGGCACAAGTCAGATGGAAGCACGTTCTCCAGGGTGGCCCTCCCCTTCCTCAGAGGACGGGCACAGATTTCCTGCCCGGGGGGAGGGAGGAGTCCACGCATCCTGGTGCTGCCTGGAAGCTTCTCTTCCCGTGGCCCAGGAAGCATTTCTGAGTGGAAACGTGTTTGCACGTGGATGTGTGTTTCCCATGCAGGTGgctcctctctccccagcccttccctgcctcccccaggccccaggcccagccctcaATCCCTCCTCTCATGGCAAGTGAGCACAGACCTCTAGTGGACAGGAGCTGAGGAGGGTGCAAAACCCAGAGGGAGGCCCCGCTCCCTCCCTCGGAGATGAAGAGGTAGGGGAGGGGGCGTGGCATGTGCGGCCCACAGAGGCCATGCACGTCTGAGCAAAGCCCTCAGCCCTCAGGGGGGCAAGAACAGCCTTTTCCTCAGGCCTCGGAGCGCGCTGCTCAGCTGTGCCAAACCGGGTAGGTGGATTTGAGCAGAAAGACCCCCAAAATGTGCCAAGCATTTCCCAGTTCCCGGCAGGGCAGGAGGAACTAGAGGCAAGCAGAATACAGGGTGAGGGATGTGGCGGGTTAGGGGGGTCTCCTCTGTGCCCCTTCTCCTCGCCGCGTctcccccaccctgcctcagtcccccgtTCCTCTTCATCTCCGTCTCCCTCTTTGAAGCTGTCCCCCTCTCAGCATCAGACCCGCCTTCTCCTCAGCTGACCCCCCTCCTTCTCTGACCCCCGCCCCCTCCTTGGCTGAAAGAAAGGAGCCTTGAGGGGCCGAGGGGAGGCGGTGGGGAGAAAGATCTCATCGGGCAAATTGGGGAGAATGAGGTCAGCGGTGCTGAGGAACGGGTGGAGGGGGCAGTGGGGACGGAGCTCGGGCAGACCCGAGCGGGAAGAATCTGACATGTGTGAGATGACGCCTTGGAGGGCCTTGGGTTTGAGCCTCTGGGGAAAGAATGACGTCAGGAAGGGACCAGGGGATGCCAGTGGACGAGGGGAGAATCCTCATCTGCTGGCGTTTTCTAGGGTGTTGGTGCCAAACttgagtgggggtggggtgctgtCTTCCACTGACCCCCAAATCCAGAATCCCTGGTCTTGAGTCCCCAGACCTTCGCCTTATGACTCGTCCCTTCTCCTCCTACCTCCATCCACGGAAAATTAGTTCTTTTCTGATCCTTTCCCCTGCCTGGTCTAGCTCCTGTCCAAACAGCCATGCCCTCCAACTGCTAGAGACCTGGGCCCTGAACCCTGTAGACAGCTGCCCCCAGAATTGGGGCATGGGAGGGGGGCTGGGGGACCCCATGATTCAGCCACGGACTCCAATGCCCAGCTCCTCTCCCCAGAACAATCCTGATAATCCCACGTCCCTACCCCAACCCTTTGCGGCtctgtacacatttttaaacctggcaaaagatgaagagaatattgtaaatataaaagtttaaCTGTTGGTTATGGCTCCTCTGTTGTGGGGAGGGCGGTCTCTGAAGAAACGAGCCCCGGGCAAGTGACAGGGGAGGAGGGGTCCTGACCCCCAGCCCTGCTTTTCAGGGACCAGCTCTGAGGCCTGAGAGGGAGGGGGAGTGGGTCAGGGGGTCTAGTTGCCATGGTAACGGGTCTGTTTGGCAAATGAACTGTCTGTGCTGAGACTGGAGCCTGGGGTCGTTCCACAATAGAAGGAGGGACAAGGGCTGATGGGGGCAGATGCCAAACAGGCCAGAGGCCCAGTGGGTTGGTTCAGGCAGCTGGCTCAGCACAGGCCTGTGAGGCGAGAGGTGTGGCCCCTGCCAAGGCCTGGGCTCAGGCGGGAGGGGCCGCCATGGGCCCAGGACTCAGGGTGGCCCCGTGGCACACTGTAAGGGAGTGGCCTGGCCCCATTGTGACCTGCTCACTCCCAGGACCCTCAGGGATAGGCAGGCAGCCAGTGGACACTGTGGGCACAGTGGGCTGGGGGCCTAAGGGCCCTGGTGGCCCTAGGGACCCCATGGCTATGGCAGAGTGGCCGAGGCCCGAGCGGGCCTCATATCATGACTGCAACAGCAACAGCTGCCAGGACCTGGGCAACTCCGTCCTGTTGCTGCTGGGCCTCATCATCTGCATTAAcattggcatcaatatggtgaccctGGTCAGGGTGGGGCCGGGCAGGAAGGAACCGGTGGGATGTgggggccgggcctggtggccAGGGCCTGCGTAGGATCACCATGTCTCCCCCATCTAGCTCTGGAGCCGACTCCGTGGGGTCTTACACCAAGCATTCCACGATATCGTTTGTGAGAAAGGTGAGCAGGGCTCGGGGCTGGGCATAGGAGGGGCAGAAACCAGGTGCTCTAGCCTCAGCCCTGAATTAGCCCCTTCCCTTCTTGCTCTTCCCTCTCAGACAGCAGAGCTGTGCAGCTGCTCTCCCTGGGCCCTGCCTCTCTGTCCCTGTCGGAGCTGGCCTCCCCAGTAGTCTCACCTCTCTCCATCCACAGAAGCTCCTAAGTCATCCTCACCGGAAAAGCAGACCCAGCCCTCGGAGAAGCAGAGTTCCCCTGCGGTCCATCTTCGGTGCACCACGGACCCTGTGATGATGACTGTGACCCCACCCCCCGCTCGCCGCCGTCGCCGTCGAGGCTCTCCTGCACGCTGCACTCACCGCCCAGTAACTTGGGCTCCTGACACTGACGATGAGAAGCCCCATCAGTACCCAGCCATCTGCTGCCACCACTGGGATGGCCCCGAGGACTGGGAAGGCTTCCAACCCACTCAGGGGACCTGGCTTCCCTGGAGTCAGGATGCCCCGGAGCCCCCTCCCCAGACCACCCACTTCCAGCCTACCATAGAGGAAAGGCCCCTCAAAACAGACATGAGGTCCGAGCTGGGTCTaagagcctatgtgtatcctgtgaaccccccacctcccagccctgAGGCTCCTAGCAACAAGAACAGTGGGGAGGGGGCGGTGCTGGAGGCAGAGGCGGCTCAGTGCCAGCCTGTCCACCCTCCCACCCTGGGCCCAGCAGTCGTCCCTGAATTTTTCCGGCGCCGCTCCTCAGGCCGAATAGTGTATGATGCCCGGGACGTGAGGCGGCGGCTTCGGGAActgacccgggaggtggaggccctGTCCCACTGCTACCCAATGCCCTCTGGATCCAGCACTGCTGAGGCGACAAGCAAGAATTGGGTGTACCGTTCCCTGACTGAGAGgtgactggaagaaaataaaaaggagagaggaggtgATCTGTGGTGGTGTTGGAGTGTGGCTGTGCAGAGAATGCTGTTCCTGGCCACAGGGCCCTGAGCCCTGAGGACCCTCATCAGCCTTTCACGCCATAGGCCTGTCCCTGTCCTCAGCCTTTCCCAGGCCCTTCTTGGTTCCAAGGCTCTCATCTGCCTCtaccttgtttttccttctttctttcttttttttttttttgtattttagtagaccgggttttgccatgttgaccaggctggtcttaaactcctgacctcgggtgatccgctcaccttggcctcccaaagtgctgggataacaggcgtgagccaccacacctggccacgcCACTGGTTTttatagagaccaggtttcaccactttgttcaggctggtctcaaattcttcaagtgat
This is a stretch of genomic DNA from Saimiri boliviensis isolate mSaiBol1 chromosome 17, mSaiBol1.pri, whole genome shotgun sequence. It encodes these proteins:
- the SPEM1 gene encoding spermatid maturation protein 1, which translates into the protein MGPGLRVAPWHTVREWPGPIVTCSLPGPSGIGRQPVDTVGTVGWGPKGPGGPRDPMAMAEWPRPERASYHDCNSNSCQDLGNSVLLLLGLIICINIGINMVTLLWSRLRGVLHQAFHDIVCEKEAPKSSSPEKQTQPSEKQSSPAVHLRCTTDPVMMTVTPPPARRRRRRGSPARCTHRPVTWAPDTDDEKPHQYPAICCHHWDGPEDWEGFQPTQGTWLPWSQDAPEPPPQTTHFQPTIEERPLKTDMRSELGLRAYVYPVNPPPPSPEAPSNKNSGEGAVLEAEAAQCQPVHPPTLGPAVVPEFFRRRSSGRIVYDARDVRRRLRELTREVEALSHCYPMPSGSSTAEATSKNWVYRSLTER